The Moorella glycerini genomic interval CCTCGGAATAGACGGCTACTGTTTCGATATCCAGTTCACGGCAGGCGCGGATAATCCGCACCGCGATCTCGCCGCGATTGGCAATGAGAACCCGCTTAAACATCTCCTATCCTCCGAAAAAAGCATACTTCTTAGCGGCAGTTTATGTCTCTATGCCGCCCAGGAACTAGCCCTTAGTATTTCAGCATCTTTGTTTCTACTCTTTCTTTAAATGGAACAGTACCTGGCCGTATTCCACCGGCTGGCCGTTTTCCGCGAGGATCCTGACGACCTGGCCGGCGGTTTCGGCCGTCAACTCATTCATCAGCTTCATAGCTTCTATTATGCACAGGGTCTGCCCCGGTTTAACCCTGGTACCAACCTCAACGAAAGGCGGCGCGTCAGGGGCCGGCGCCCGGTAGAAGGTGCCTACCATGGGGGCCCGGACTTCAACAATATCCTGGGGAGTCTGGGCCAGCGGTTTATCTCCCTGGGTCTCAGGCTTAGCATCCGTAGTCACCTGGACTGCCGGGGCCGGGCCGGCAGTCCCTCCCTGGTCACCGCCACGGCGGATCATGATTTTGACCCCATCGCTTTCCAGGTTAAGCTCGGTAATGCCTGTTTCTTCCAGGGCTTTAATGAGCTGGGTGATGTCCTTGAGATCCATTTTCTTTGTACCTCCTGCCTCGGCCTTAACCCCGGCCTGGGGTTTTAAAGTGCGCCGGCCCGGCTGCAACCGCCCGGCGCGGCGGTCCTCAAAAAATTTCCGGGCCACCTGGGGAAACAGCGCATAGCTGATGACATCTTCTTCATTCCGGGCCAGGTCGCCGATTTCCTGCCGGGCTTCTTCCAGGCGCGGCGGCAGGATGTCCGCCGGCCGCCCCTGGATAGGCTCTTCATCCCCGATGATCAACCGGCGAATTTCCTCACTTATAGGGGCCGGCGGCCGGCCGTAGAGGCCGCGGACGTAATTTTTAACTTCGCCGGGTACCATCTTGTAACGCTGGCCCAGCAGGACGTTGAGGACCGCCTGGGTGCCCACAATCTGGCTGGTGGGCGTTACCAGGGGCGGGTACCCCAGGTCGGCCCGTACCCGCGGTATCTCGGCCAGGACTTCATTGATGCGGTCGGCAGCCTTTTGCTCTTTTAACTGGCTCACCAGGTTGGAAATCATGCCGCCGGGGACCTGGTGCTGGAAGACCCACATATCGGTAATGCGGGTTACGCCGCGCTCATAGCCCAGCTCCCGGCGCAGGTCGTCGAAATAACGGGCGATCTCAAAGAGGAGGTTCAAGTCCAGGCCGGTATCGTAGGGCGTCCCGGCCAGCGCCCGGACCACCGTCTCTACCGGTGGCTGGGAAGCACCGAAGGCCAGGGGGACAGAGGCCGTATCGACCACGTCCACTCCGGCCCGGGCGGCCTCCAGGTAGGCACCTACGGCCAGGCCGCCGATATAATGGCTGTGGAGCTGGACGGGGACGTGAAGCTTTTCTTTAAAGAGCTTGACCAGTTCATAGGCATCAAAGGGAGCGAGTAAACCGGCCATATCCTTGAGGCAGATGGAGTCAACGCCCATGCTTTCGAGTTCTAGAGCCGTCTTTAAGTAGTGCTCGGTGGTATGGACCGGGCTGATGGTGTAGACCACCGTCCCCTGGACATGGGCGCCTTCCTTTTTAGCGGCTGCAATAGGGACTTCCAGGTTGCGTAAATCATTCAAGGCATCAAAAATACGGATAATATCAATTCCGTTGGCCACCGCCCTGGCAATAAAGGCCCGCACCACATCGTCGGGGTACAGCTGGTAACCTACCAGGGACTGGGCCCTGAGAAGCATCTGCAGGGGTGTTTTCCGGGCATATTTTTTCAGGGTCCGCAGGCGTTCCCAGGGATCTTCGTCCAGGAAGCGCATGCAGACATCAAAGGTAGCGCCGCCCCAGACCTCCAGGGAATGGTAACCGACGCTGTCAATTTTTTCAATGATCGGCAGCATATCGGCCGTGGTCATGCGCGTGGCCCAGAGGCTCTGGTGCCCGTCGCGCAGGGTGGTGTCGGTGATCTTTAGCTGGCTCAAAACTGCTCTCCTCCGTATAGGTAAGCTAGTCTCCCTAACATATTCATCTTTTGGCCGGCGGCGTTTAACAACTACTGGGGGTGGGTCCTCGCGACTATAGAAAAGCTCTGGTGTCATAACCAGAGCGGTGCTTGTCTTTTTGATCCAACCGCCTTGCCTTATTATATAAACACGTACCAGGCGGTGCAATATTTCTCGTGCAAGTATACAATATATTTGCCCTTGCTCTCAGAAGCCTTGAAAATCAAAGCTTCCGTCCTTCGATTTTTTTGCCATCCCGCCTGCTTATCCCGAACGGTCGTTGCTCTCCCCGCCATAGTATGACCCGGATCTGGTCAGAGCGGCCGCCTCAGTAAAAAAAGTATTTCGCCAAGCAAAGCTATCAGGGTGCCCCCCCCCCCGTATAGCAATATCTTCCATTTCCTCTTGCGGAATCCGTAAAAATGCCTCTACCACCCGGGGGTCAAACTGCCGGCCTGC includes:
- the accB gene encoding acetyl-CoA carboxylase biotin carboxyl carrier protein, coding for MSQLKITDTTLRDGHQSLWATRMTTADMLPIIEKIDSVGYHSLEVWGGATFDVCMRFLDEDPWERLRTLKKYARKTPLQMLLRAQSLVGYQLYPDDVVRAFIARAVANGIDIIRIFDALNDLRNLEVPIAAAKKEGAHVQGTVVYTISPVHTTEHYLKTALELESMGVDSICLKDMAGLLAPFDAYELVKLFKEKLHVPVQLHSHYIGGLAVGAYLEAARAGVDVVDTASVPLAFGASQPPVETVVRALAGTPYDTGLDLNLLFEIARYFDDLRRELGYERGVTRITDMWVFQHQVPGGMISNLVSQLKEQKAADRINEVLAEIPRVRADLGYPPLVTPTSQIVGTQAVLNVLLGQRYKMVPGEVKNYVRGLYGRPPAPISEEIRRLIIGDEEPIQGRPADILPPRLEEARQEIGDLARNEEDVISYALFPQVARKFFEDRRAGRLQPGRRTLKPQAGVKAEAGGTKKMDLKDITQLIKALEETGITELNLESDGVKIMIRRGGDQGGTAGPAPAVQVTTDAKPETQGDKPLAQTPQDIVEVRAPMVGTFYRAPAPDAPPFVEVGTRVKPGQTLCIIEAMKLMNELTAETAGQVVRILAENGQPVEYGQVLFHLKKE